A single Symbiobacterium thermophilum IAM 14863 DNA region contains:
- a CDS encoding RNA polymerase sigma factor, whose translation MTAIVELEPVLDAELDLIARCQAGDRQAFEELFTFYRDDVFRFAYLVVRDANLAQDVVQETFLKVFRSIANFQFRSSFKSWLYRVAVNEAITLLRRRRIKEELDPAPGAIQEHQRDRVDRAWQPEEAVLDSEERRLLHVAIGRLDPVHRTVIVLKYFHEFSDTEIAAVIGCPPGTVKSRLHRARELLRHHMARQAGRPDLIALSYTRLSAKTPLVPCEE comes from the coding sequence GTGACGGCCATCGTTGAGTTGGAGCCCGTGCTTGACGCGGAGCTGGATCTGATTGCGCGCTGCCAGGCAGGAGACCGGCAGGCGTTCGAGGAGCTGTTCACCTTCTACCGCGACGACGTGTTCCGCTTTGCCTACCTGGTGGTGCGGGACGCGAACCTGGCCCAGGACGTGGTGCAGGAGACCTTCCTGAAGGTCTTCCGCTCGATCGCCAACTTCCAGTTCCGCTCGAGCTTCAAGTCCTGGCTCTACCGGGTTGCCGTGAATGAGGCGATCACCCTCCTCCGCCGACGCAGGATCAAGGAAGAGCTGGATCCGGCGCCGGGGGCCATCCAGGAGCACCAGCGGGATCGGGTGGACCGCGCCTGGCAGCCAGAGGAGGCCGTGCTGGACAGCGAGGAACGCCGCCTCCTGCACGTCGCCATCGGCCGTCTGGACCCCGTACACCGGACGGTGATCGTGTTGAAGTACTTCCACGAGTTCTCCGATACCGAGATCGCGGCGGTGATCGGCTGCCCGCCCGGAACGGTGAAGTCACGCCTGCACCGGGCCCGGGAGCTGCTGCGCCACCACATGGCGCGCCAGGCGGGCCGGCCGGACCTCATCGCCCTGTCCTACACCCGGCTGTCGGCCAAGACGCCGCTTGTGCCTTGCGAGGAGTGA
- a CDS encoding polysaccharide deacetylase family protein, giving the protein MKKRWVAMALLVSVLVPGCGGATSIQTPSGTTPPAAEDPAGPGSQDSGPGNGEPGGQAGAEDPAGSADPGEAVGPGGPAPDPAPPNVTWKPSGIGYPLVPSDPSVDRKVAMLTFDDGPSAYTPQVLAGLREAGVKAVFFITGYGAAQHPELVRRIHEEGHLLGIHTMTHPNMTELSREEQIAEIQPLIDLITEVTGQPPKYFRPPYGAYNDQLLATLDELGLELINWSNGSLDWDGVVDGYKDPNQVVADVLDQLHPGAVILAHDTMKHTAEAVPLIIQALRAEGYDFVVLP; this is encoded by the coding sequence ATGAAGAAGCGCTGGGTTGCGATGGCACTGCTGGTCTCCGTCCTGGTGCCCGGCTGCGGCGGCGCCACCTCCATTCAGACCCCGTCCGGGACGACTCCCCCCGCCGCGGAGGATCCGGCGGGCCCGGGCTCCCAGGATTCCGGACCCGGAAACGGTGAGCCCGGCGGGCAGGCGGGTGCGGAAGACCCGGCGGGCTCGGCGGATCCCGGCGAGGCGGTTGGTCCGGGCGGCCCTGCGCCAGATCCGGCGCCTCCGAACGTGACCTGGAAGCCGAGCGGCATCGGCTACCCGCTGGTGCCCAGCGACCCGTCGGTCGACCGGAAGGTGGCCATGCTCACCTTTGACGACGGCCCCTCGGCGTATACCCCCCAGGTGCTGGCCGGGCTGAGGGAGGCCGGCGTGAAGGCGGTCTTCTTCATCACGGGCTACGGCGCGGCGCAGCACCCCGAGTTGGTGCGGCGCATCCACGAGGAGGGGCACCTGCTGGGCATCCACACGATGACCCATCCGAACATGACGGAGCTGAGCCGGGAAGAGCAGATCGCGGAGATCCAGCCGCTGATCGACCTGATCACGGAGGTGACCGGCCAGCCTCCCAAGTACTTCCGCCCGCCCTACGGCGCGTACAACGACCAGCTTCTCGCCACCCTGGATGAGCTGGGGCTCGAACTGATCAACTGGAGCAACGGCTCGCTGGACTGGGACGGCGTTGTGGACGGCTACAAGGACCCCAATCAGGTGGTTGCGGACGTGCTGGACCAGCTGCACCCGGGCGCGGTGATCCTGGCGCACGACACGATGAAGCACACCGCCGAGGCCGTTCCGCTGATCATCCAGGCCCTGCGGGCGGAAGGCTACGACTTTGTGGTGCTTCCCTGA
- a CDS encoding HNH endonuclease: protein MNTTDPNLIEVIDSRGRTLTPCRRKVADREVRLGRAKWIGRRRIRLRFDPFAYRHIRLKVLARDRYTCYWCGRPGFTMDHVIPWSKGGRTTMANCICACEECNGRRGDMDAAEFAHLMGRPTPHPQLILSGRHLAAEAAAAPEPVTGTVRPHRFARLARLLEAEPVRRRSLY, encoded by the coding sequence ATGAACACGACGGATCCGAACCTGATTGAAGTCATCGACAGCCGGGGGCGCACGCTCACCCCCTGCAGGCGGAAGGTGGCCGACCGGGAGGTCCGGCTCGGGCGGGCCAAGTGGATCGGCCGCAGGCGCATCCGCCTCCGCTTCGACCCTTTCGCCTACCGGCACATCCGGCTGAAGGTTCTCGCCCGGGACCGCTACACCTGTTACTGGTGCGGCCGTCCGGGCTTCACGATGGACCACGTCATCCCCTGGTCCAAGGGCGGGCGCACGACCATGGCCAACTGCATCTGCGCCTGCGAGGAGTGCAACGGCCGGCGGGGCGACATGGACGCGGCGGAGTTTGCCCACCTGATGGGCCGCCCGACGCCGCACCCGCAGCTGATCCTCTCCGGCCGCCATCTGGCCGCCGAGGCCGCCGCGGCGCCGGAGCCGGTGACCGGGACAGTCCGGCCGCACCGGTTCGCGCGGCTCGCGCGGCTGCTCGAGGCCGAGCCCGTCCGCCGACGCTCGCTCTACTGA
- a CDS encoding DUF2089 domain-containing protein: protein MIGLRKWRMPSQCPACSGELTVTRLECSHCGTAVEGRFDASPFARLTPEQQEFVAIFLRARGNIKEVERELSISYPTVRARLDAVLEALGYRVDRAALEEETREKQARRKEVLDRLNRGEITAEEAVAALKSL from the coding sequence GTGATTGGGTTGCGAAAGTGGCGCATGCCGAGTCAGTGCCCCGCCTGCAGCGGGGAGCTGACGGTGACGCGGCTGGAGTGCAGCCACTGCGGCACGGCGGTGGAAGGTCGCTTCGACGCCTCGCCGTTTGCCCGGCTCACGCCGGAGCAGCAGGAGTTCGTGGCCATCTTCCTGCGGGCCCGGGGCAACATCAAGGAGGTTGAACGCGAGCTTTCCATCTCGTACCCGACCGTGCGCGCCCGGCTCGACGCGGTCCTGGAGGCCCTGGGCTACCGGGTGGACCGGGCGGCGCTGGAGGAGGAGACCCGGGAGAAGCAGGCCCGGCGCAAGGAAGTGCTCGACCGGCTGAATCGCGGGGAGATCACCGCCGAAGAGGCGGTGGCGGCGCTGAAGAGCCTCTGA
- a CDS encoding prolipoprotein diacylglyceryl transferase family protein, with product MIGLRRMHATLAAAIWAVLLLGGAFRPGAATPDGPPRPAVGSPAPALELADPTGQTVRLADFRGRAVFLNFWASWCGPCRAEMPEIQRLAESLPDGTAVLTVNLTGREASPSAPLAYLAEHGYSFPVLLDPRDEAGTAFQVASMPTSLFISPEGAVTARVAGPLTYRAMREYLTAAVSGPPSATAGRSLNRWLPESVPLGPAALPTRALLWLAGVLLAAAVAGVPRPVTDARRSAAEAESDPGPSLRARELVLNLAVGGVLGAKLLYVLMDPGAYVRSPALLLAFPYGRLALPGAVAGGLALSLWGLRGVPDSATVWDRALPGLLLGAGVGALASPDPADWALGPALLAAGLLSLGLSRLAGPPGDGAVTALLLGALAVTLADLARPSAGPAGITPVQLLAAVVATLAWIRQRRRTVAP from the coding sequence GTGATCGGGCTGCGCCGGATGCACGCAACCCTCGCGGCGGCGATCTGGGCGGTCCTGCTCCTGGGAGGCGCCTTCCGCCCCGGGGCCGCCACCCCTGACGGGCCACCGCGCCCCGCGGTCGGCTCCCCCGCCCCTGCGCTGGAACTGGCCGACCCCACTGGTCAGACCGTGCGCCTGGCAGACTTCCGGGGCCGGGCGGTCTTCCTCAACTTCTGGGCCTCGTGGTGCGGCCCGTGCCGCGCCGAGATGCCGGAGATTCAGCGGCTGGCCGAGTCGCTGCCCGACGGGACAGCGGTCCTCACCGTCAACCTCACCGGCCGGGAGGCGAGCCCGTCCGCGCCGCTGGCGTACCTCGCGGAACACGGGTACAGCTTCCCCGTGCTGCTGGACCCCCGCGATGAGGCCGGAACCGCCTTTCAGGTGGCCTCCATGCCCACGAGCCTGTTCATCAGCCCGGAGGGCGCGGTGACCGCCCGCGTGGCCGGACCTCTGACCTACCGGGCCATGCGGGAGTACCTGACGGCCGCCGTGTCCGGCCCCCCGTCGGCGACGGCCGGGCGGAGCCTGAACAGGTGGCTGCCGGAGTCGGTGCCCCTGGGACCTGCCGCCCTGCCGACCCGCGCCCTCTTGTGGCTGGCCGGCGTCCTTCTGGCCGCTGCCGTGGCCGGAGTTCCCCGCCCTGTTACGGACGCGAGGCGGAGCGCCGCTGAGGCGGAGTCTGACCCCGGGCCTTCGCTGCGGGCGCGGGAGCTGGTGCTGAACCTGGCGGTCGGCGGCGTGCTGGGCGCCAAGCTGCTCTATGTGCTCATGGACCCCGGCGCGTACGTGCGCAGCCCGGCGCTCCTCCTCGCGTTCCCCTATGGCCGCCTGGCTCTCCCGGGTGCCGTGGCCGGAGGACTCGCCCTGAGCCTCTGGGGGCTGCGCGGCGTCCCGGACTCGGCAACGGTATGGGACCGGGCCCTTCCGGGGCTGCTCCTGGGGGCCGGCGTGGGCGCCCTCGCTTCGCCTGACCCGGCCGACTGGGCGCTGGGGCCTGCCCTGCTGGCCGCCGGACTCCTGAGCCTCGGCCTCTCCCGCCTGGCCGGCCCGCCGGGAGACGGGGCGGTCACCGCCCTGCTCCTGGGCGCCCTCGCCGTCACCCTGGCCGACCTCGCACGGCCGTCGGCCGGGCCGGCGGGGATCACACCGGTGCAGCTCCTGGCCGCCGTGGTTGCCACCCTCGCCTGGATTCGTCAGCGGAGACGGACCGTGGCGCCGTGA
- a CDS encoding ABC transporter substrate-binding protein, translating into MQHSSRCPYCGAAVSPSANYCDSCGTPLKAQPNAPARRRGRTTGRVAVWVLALVLAAFFGTGVLGGFRAHAGRWPWSPPDPAAASPAGPDSAPDETDPGEPEDRPPAVPPERLLRPIVTIQVRGAQGSRVGTGFLIDTGGHIVTNAHVVDGYRECVTVIDDNGTTHQGSVAGLDRNRDVALITVPTLARWPDVLSLSDRSVAAGDAVYAWGRAKGSAGKVAVPAVVTETGHSRRIEGRYYADLIVFRGAEVTHGSSGSPLLDPDTGEVVGIITAGADNGLGFAVPVAEAVERLIQRWVAQPAPSGCAAAPEGDATPLVLAAVVPLSGAHGAWGLDLANGVELALRDMEADLLRVGYQVSLARYDDQGRPEEAAAHAQSVAYDQGVIGVVGSFTGEATLALAEGLRDSGLVLVAPTARSEDLVQEGWPHVNRLVAHQARLESAAAAFAKARLGVRSVLLLLDGSEEAERRAATFSTAAEIMGLPIAGRIVVPAEVSGSALAAAVRAYAPEAIFYAGSGQTGFAAVKALREAGVDLPVVGGVELYNPAFETIAGTGWRNIYFTHFTQGNDARFMRHFEAILGKPTRGYGMFGYDAARVILEALVSYGEEHPGQVPDRVELAARVRATRGLKGWSTQVSFDPATGENQAARVYFFEWVDGRYELQH; encoded by the coding sequence GTGCAACACTCCAGCAGGTGCCCGTACTGCGGAGCGGCCGTCTCGCCGTCCGCCAATTACTGCGACAGCTGCGGCACCCCCCTGAAGGCGCAGCCCAACGCGCCCGCCCGCCGGCGCGGCCGCACGACCGGCCGCGTGGCGGTGTGGGTCCTGGCGCTGGTGCTGGCCGCCTTCTTCGGCACGGGCGTGCTGGGGGGATTCCGCGCGCATGCGGGGCGCTGGCCGTGGAGCCCGCCGGATCCTGCCGCCGCCTCCCCGGCCGGCCCGGACAGCGCCCCGGATGAGACCGATCCCGGGGAGCCGGAGGACCGGCCGCCGGCGGTTCCGCCTGAGCGCTTGCTGCGGCCCATCGTGACCATTCAGGTGCGCGGCGCCCAGGGCAGCCGGGTGGGCACCGGTTTTCTGATTGACACGGGCGGCCACATCGTAACCAACGCCCACGTCGTGGACGGGTACCGGGAGTGCGTGACCGTCATCGACGACAACGGCACCACCCACCAGGGCAGCGTGGCCGGCCTCGACCGCAACCGGGACGTCGCCCTGATCACCGTGCCGACCCTCGCCCGCTGGCCGGATGTGCTGTCGCTCTCGGACCGGAGCGTCGCGGCGGGCGACGCCGTATACGCCTGGGGGCGGGCGAAGGGCAGCGCGGGCAAGGTCGCGGTGCCCGCCGTGGTGACCGAGACCGGCCACAGCCGGCGCATCGAAGGGCGCTATTACGCCGACCTGATCGTCTTCCGCGGCGCCGAGGTGACCCACGGCTCCAGCGGCAGCCCGCTGCTGGACCCGGACACCGGTGAGGTGGTCGGGATCATCACCGCCGGGGCCGATAACGGCCTCGGTTTTGCGGTTCCCGTCGCCGAGGCGGTCGAGAGGCTCATCCAGCGGTGGGTGGCCCAGCCGGCGCCGTCCGGCTGCGCGGCGGCGCCCGAGGGCGACGCCACGCCGCTGGTGCTGGCGGCGGTGGTCCCGCTGTCCGGGGCCCACGGCGCCTGGGGCCTGGACCTGGCCAACGGCGTCGAGCTGGCCCTGCGGGATATGGAGGCGGACCTGCTGCGGGTCGGTTACCAGGTGTCGCTGGCCCGCTACGACGATCAGGGGCGGCCCGAGGAAGCGGCCGCGCACGCGCAGAGCGTGGCCTACGACCAGGGCGTGATCGGGGTGGTGGGCAGCTTCACCGGCGAGGCCACCCTGGCGCTGGCGGAGGGGCTGCGGGACAGCGGACTCGTGCTGGTCGCGCCCACGGCCCGGTCCGAGGACCTGGTGCAGGAGGGCTGGCCGCATGTGAACCGGCTGGTCGCCCACCAGGCCCGCCTCGAGTCCGCCGCGGCGGCCTTCGCGAAGGCCAGGCTCGGCGTCCGGTCCGTCCTGCTGCTGCTGGACGGCAGCGAGGAGGCCGAGCGGCGGGCGGCCACGTTCTCGACGGCTGCGGAGATCATGGGCCTGCCGATCGCCGGGCGGATCGTGGTGCCGGCGGAGGTGAGCGGCTCCGCCCTGGCGGCGGCTGTGCGGGCGTACGCCCCCGAGGCGATTTTCTACGCGGGCAGCGGCCAGACCGGTTTTGCGGCGGTGAAGGCGTTGCGGGAGGCGGGCGTCGACCTGCCGGTCGTCGGCGGCGTGGAACTCTACAACCCGGCGTTTGAGACCATTGCGGGTACCGGCTGGCGGAACATCTACTTCACCCACTTCACCCAAGGCAACGACGCACGGTTCATGCGCCACTTCGAGGCCATCCTGGGCAAGCCGACCCGTGGATACGGCATGTTCGGATACGACGCCGCCCGGGTGATCCTCGAGGCCCTGGTGAGTTACGGCGAGGAACACCCCGGCCAGGTGCCGGACCGAGTCGAGCTGGCCGCCCGGGTGAGGGCGACCCGGGGGTTGAAGGGCTGGTCGACGCAGGTCAGCTTTGACCCGGCGACCGGGGAGAACCAGGCGGCACGGGTTTACTTCTTCGAGTGGGTCGACGGTCGATACGAGTTACAGCATTAG
- the uvrC gene encoding excinuclease ABC subunit UvrC: MGLEEQLRLLPDRPGCYLFKDASGRIIYVGKARNLKNRVRQYFQSSRNLTAKVLAMVGQIVEIEHIVTDTETEALVLESNLIKKHKPKYNIRLRDDKHYPYLRLTLTEQWPRLVVARSMKKDGSRYFGPYTSSQAMWETMKLARRLFPLRTCNDPSRYPRGCLQYHIGRCLGPCLPDFDRHREYAEAVRDLQAFLEGRTQEVLERLRARMEQAAERLEFERAAELRDQIRAIEKVTEKQKIIAHTMVDLDVIAYARLYDEAGVQVFFVRQGKLVGRDQFLMSGADEMTGGEILAAFIQQHYSQTDFVPKEILVSEDLPDADVIAEWLSAKRGSRVALRCPKRGEKRALVEMVAQNAQEAMTERRQQRELELAATEGVLRELQAYLDLPRLPHRIECFDVSHVQGAEVVASMVVFEGGRPKKSDYRRFKMKVDQNNDFANMAEAVGRRFRRGLAERAAQVEGRVRDLEEGRVAEGGAEYGGKFADFPDLLIIDGGKGQLSYARAVMRELGVDHIPTFGLAKENELLCTEDRPDWIELPRGSQALFLLQRIRDEAHRFAITYHRKLHRRASTHSRLDDVPGIGPKRKKALLQHFGSLKAIREASVEEVAQVPGITLELAERVKEALGGPMR, from the coding sequence GTGGGCCTGGAGGAGCAACTCAGACTGCTGCCCGACCGGCCGGGCTGCTACCTGTTCAAGGACGCCTCCGGACGCATCATCTACGTGGGAAAGGCCCGGAACCTGAAGAACCGGGTGCGCCAGTATTTCCAGTCCTCCCGCAACCTGACCGCCAAGGTGCTCGCGATGGTCGGCCAGATTGTGGAAATCGAACACATCGTGACCGATACGGAAACAGAGGCGCTGGTCCTGGAGTCTAACCTGATAAAGAAGCACAAGCCCAAGTACAACATCCGGCTGCGGGACGACAAGCACTACCCGTACCTGCGGCTGACCCTCACGGAGCAGTGGCCGCGCCTGGTGGTGGCCCGCTCCATGAAGAAGGACGGGTCCCGCTACTTCGGGCCGTACACCAGCAGCCAGGCCATGTGGGAGACCATGAAGCTGGCCCGGCGGCTGTTTCCCCTGCGCACGTGCAACGACCCTTCCCGGTATCCCCGCGGCTGCCTGCAGTACCACATCGGTCGGTGCCTGGGACCCTGCCTGCCCGACTTCGACCGACACCGGGAGTACGCCGAGGCGGTGCGCGACCTGCAGGCGTTCCTGGAGGGCCGCACGCAGGAGGTCCTGGAGCGGCTGCGCGCCCGCATGGAGCAGGCGGCGGAGCGGCTGGAGTTCGAGCGGGCCGCCGAGCTGCGGGACCAGATCCGGGCGATCGAGAAGGTCACCGAAAAGCAGAAGATCATCGCCCACACGATGGTGGACCTGGACGTCATCGCCTACGCCCGGCTGTACGACGAGGCCGGCGTGCAGGTCTTCTTCGTCCGGCAGGGGAAGCTGGTGGGGCGCGACCAGTTCCTCATGTCCGGCGCGGACGAAATGACGGGGGGCGAGATCCTGGCCGCCTTCATCCAGCAGCATTACAGCCAGACCGACTTCGTGCCCAAGGAGATCCTGGTCAGCGAGGACCTCCCGGACGCCGACGTCATCGCGGAGTGGCTCTCCGCCAAGCGGGGATCCCGGGTTGCGCTCCGCTGCCCCAAGCGGGGCGAGAAGCGGGCCCTGGTGGAGATGGTGGCGCAGAACGCGCAGGAGGCCATGACGGAGCGCCGGCAGCAGCGGGAACTGGAGCTGGCCGCGACCGAGGGCGTGCTCCGGGAGCTGCAGGCGTACCTGGACCTCCCGCGGCTGCCGCACCGCATCGAGTGCTTCGACGTCTCCCATGTGCAGGGCGCCGAGGTCGTGGCGTCCATGGTGGTCTTCGAGGGTGGCAGACCCAAGAAGTCCGACTACCGCCGGTTCAAGATGAAGGTGGACCAGAACAACGACTTCGCCAACATGGCCGAAGCGGTTGGGCGCCGGTTCCGGCGCGGGCTGGCCGAGCGGGCCGCCCAGGTGGAAGGGCGCGTGCGCGACCTGGAGGAGGGGCGCGTGGCCGAAGGCGGGGCGGAGTACGGAGGCAAGTTCGCCGACTTTCCCGATCTGCTGATCATCGACGGCGGTAAGGGGCAGCTCTCCTACGCCCGGGCCGTCATGCGGGAACTGGGCGTTGACCACATCCCCACCTTCGGACTGGCCAAGGAGAACGAGCTGCTCTGTACGGAGGACCGGCCGGACTGGATCGAGCTGCCCCGGGGCTCCCAGGCGCTCTTCCTGCTGCAGCGGATCCGGGACGAGGCGCACCGCTTCGCGATCACCTACCACCGCAAGCTGCACCGCAGGGCCAGCACCCACAGCCGCCTCGACGACGTGCCCGGCATCGGGCCCAAGCGGAAGAAGGCCCTGCTGCAGCACTTCGGCTCGCTGAAGGCGATCCGGGAAGCCTCGGTGGAGGAGGTCGCGCAGGTGCCGGGGATCACGCTGGAGTTGGCGGAGCGGGTGAAGGAGGCCCTGGGCGGTCCGATGCGCTGA
- the uvrA gene encoding excinuclease ABC subunit UvrA, with protein sequence MSKDRLVIRGARQHNLKNIDLEIPRDRLVVFTGVSGSGKSSLAFDTIYAEGQRRYVESLSAYARQFLGQMDKPDVDAIEGLSPAISIDQKTTSRNPRSTVGTVTEIYDYLRLLYARVGRPHCPRCGQPIAQQTIDQMVDSLMQMQEGTRIQVLAPLVRGRKGEHQKVFEQIRRGGYVRMRVDGQVMDVSDEPPRLDKNRKHTIEVVVDRLVIRPDIQRRLADSLETAATLSGGLVTIDVVGGEELLFSQNFACPDCGVSIDEPQPRNFSFNSPFGACPACTGLGFLTEFDPDLILDPSRSLDDGALIPWANSSHQWFLHQVDAVCRQLGIRKDVPLNQQDPRFQEILLYGLPDQKVRFEYENMYGQRKWHEVVYEGAIRQLERMHRETSSEAIREHLAEFMTSRPCPACGGARLKPESLAVKVGGLSIAELTALDVVQLRDFLKNLDLTEKERAIGAQILKEIDARLGFLINVGLDYLTLNRAAGTLSGGEAQRIRLATQIGSHLVGVLYILDEPSIGLHQRDNAKLIETLKRLRDLGNTLIVVEHDEDTILAADWVVDIGPGAGEGGGRIVASGPVEKILNTPESITGAYLSGRRQIPIPERRRQPNGKWLVVHGAAEHNLKDITVRIPLGTFTVVTGVSGSGKSTLVNEILYKRLAADLNRARTKPGKHRSVEGLEHLDKVIEIDQSPIGRTPRSNPATYTGVFDLIRELMAQTPEAKMRGYKAGRFSFNVRGGRCEACKGDGIIKIEMHFLPDVYVPCEVCKGARYNRETLEVHYKGKTIADILDMTVDEAVEFFRPLPRIYRKMQTLQDVGLGYIRLGQPATTLSGGEAQRVKLATELSRRATGRTIYILDEPTTGLHTADVHRLLDVLQRLVDAGNTVLVIEHNLDVIKQADWIIDLGPEGGDRGGRVVAEGTPEEVCENPGSYTGIFLKRHMERQRAVAPVSAAAGTD encoded by the coding sequence GTGTCAAAGGACCGGCTCGTGATCAGGGGTGCCCGCCAGCACAACCTGAAGAACATCGACCTGGAGATCCCCCGGGACAGGCTGGTCGTGTTCACCGGCGTCTCCGGGTCGGGGAAGTCGTCCCTCGCGTTCGATACGATCTATGCGGAGGGCCAGCGACGCTACGTCGAGTCCCTCTCCGCCTACGCGCGCCAGTTCCTGGGCCAGATGGACAAGCCCGACGTCGACGCCATCGAGGGGCTTTCCCCGGCCATTTCCATCGACCAGAAGACGACCTCACGCAACCCGCGCTCCACCGTGGGTACGGTGACGGAGATCTACGACTACCTGCGCCTGCTCTACGCCCGCGTCGGCCGGCCCCACTGCCCCAGGTGCGGCCAGCCCATCGCCCAGCAGACGATCGATCAGATGGTCGACTCGCTCATGCAGATGCAGGAGGGGACCCGCATCCAGGTGCTGGCGCCGCTGGTGCGGGGCCGCAAGGGCGAACACCAGAAGGTGTTCGAGCAGATCCGCCGCGGCGGCTACGTGCGCATGCGGGTCGACGGCCAGGTCATGGACGTCTCCGACGAGCCGCCCAGGCTGGACAAGAACCGCAAGCACACCATCGAGGTGGTGGTGGACCGGCTGGTGATCCGGCCGGACATCCAGCGCCGGCTGGCCGACTCGCTGGAGACCGCGGCGACGCTCTCGGGCGGCCTGGTCACCATCGACGTGGTCGGTGGCGAGGAACTGCTGTTCAGCCAGAACTTCGCGTGCCCCGACTGCGGTGTCTCCATCGACGAGCCGCAGCCGCGCAACTTCTCTTTCAACTCGCCGTTCGGCGCCTGCCCGGCGTGCACAGGCCTGGGCTTCCTGACCGAGTTTGACCCGGACCTCATCCTCGACCCCTCGCGGTCGCTGGACGACGGGGCGCTCATCCCCTGGGCCAACTCCAGCCATCAGTGGTTCCTGCACCAGGTGGACGCGGTCTGCCGGCAGCTGGGCATCCGCAAGGACGTGCCGCTGAACCAGCAGGACCCGCGGTTCCAGGAGATCCTGTTGTACGGCCTGCCGGACCAGAAAGTGCGCTTCGAGTACGAAAACATGTATGGACAGCGCAAGTGGCACGAGGTGGTGTACGAGGGCGCGATCCGGCAGCTGGAGCGGATGCACAGGGAGACCAGCAGTGAGGCGATCCGGGAGCACCTGGCCGAGTTCATGACCAGCCGGCCCTGCCCGGCTTGCGGCGGCGCCCGGTTGAAGCCGGAGTCCCTCGCGGTGAAGGTCGGCGGCCTCTCCATCGCCGAGCTCACCGCCCTGGACGTGGTCCAGTTGCGGGACTTCCTGAAGAACCTGGACCTGACCGAGAAGGAGCGGGCCATTGGCGCGCAGATCCTGAAGGAGATCGACGCGCGGCTGGGGTTCCTGATCAACGTCGGCCTGGACTACCTGACCCTGAACCGGGCCGCGGGAACCCTCTCGGGCGGCGAGGCGCAGCGGATCCGGCTGGCCACCCAGATCGGCTCGCACCTGGTGGGCGTGCTCTACATCCTGGACGAGCCGTCCATCGGTCTGCACCAGCGGGACAACGCGAAGCTGATCGAGACCCTGAAGCGGCTGCGCGACCTGGGCAACACCCTGATCGTCGTCGAGCACGACGAGGACACCATCCTCGCGGCGGACTGGGTCGTGGACATCGGCCCGGGCGCGGGGGAGGGCGGCGGCCGCATCGTGGCGTCGGGGCCGGTAGAGAAGATCCTCAACACCCCCGAATCGATCACCGGCGCCTACCTCTCCGGCCGGCGGCAGATCCCGATCCCGGAGCGACGGCGCCAGCCCAACGGCAAGTGGCTGGTGGTGCACGGTGCCGCTGAGCACAACCTGAAGGACATCACGGTGCGCATTCCCCTCGGCACCTTCACCGTCGTCACCGGCGTGTCGGGTTCGGGCAAGTCGACGCTGGTGAACGAGATCCTCTACAAGCGGCTGGCGGCGGACCTGAACCGGGCCCGCACCAAGCCGGGCAAGCACCGGTCGGTCGAAGGGCTGGAGCACCTGGACAAGGTGATCGAGATCGACCAGTCGCCCATCGGCCGCACACCCCGGTCCAACCCGGCCACCTACACCGGCGTCTTCGATTTGATCCGCGAGCTGATGGCGCAGACCCCCGAGGCGAAGATGCGGGGCTACAAAGCCGGTCGCTTCTCTTTCAACGTGCGTGGCGGCCGGTGCGAGGCGTGCAAGGGCGACGGCATCATCAAGATCGAGATGCACTTCCTGCCCGACGTGTACGTGCCCTGCGAGGTGTGCAAGGGCGCGCGGTACAACCGGGAGACCCTGGAGGTGCACTACAAAGGGAAGACCATCGCCGACATCCTGGACATGACCGTTGACGAGGCGGTGGAGTTCTTCCGGCCGCTGCCGCGCATCTACCGGAAGATGCAGACCCTGCAGGACGTCGGCCTCGGCTACATCCGGTTGGGCCAGCCGGCGACCACCCTCTCCGGCGGCGAGGCCCAGCGGGTGAAGCTGGCGACGGAGCTGTCGCGGAGGGCGACCGGCCGCACGATCTACATCCTGGACGAGCCCACCACCGGGCTGCACACCGCCGACGTGCACCGGCTGCTGGACGTGTTGCAGCGGCTGGTGGACGCAGGTAACACGGTGCTGGTCATCGAGCACAACCTCGACGTGATCAAGCAGGCCGACTGGATCATTGACCTCGGCCCGGAGGGCGGCGACCGCGGCGGGCGCGTCGTCGCCGAGGGGACGCCGGAGGAAGTGTGCGAGAATCCCGGCAGCTACACCGGCATTTTCCTGAAGCGGCACATGGAGCGCCAGCGGGCCGTCGCGCCCGTTTCGGCGGCCGCGGGGACCGACTGA